The following coding sequences lie in one Etheostoma cragini isolate CJK2018 unplaced genomic scaffold, CSU_Ecrag_1.0 ScbMSFa_4210, whole genome shotgun sequence genomic window:
- the LOC117941086 gene encoding acrosin-like yields DSGGPLVTRYRNTTFLLGIVSWGKGCARPGDYGIYTRVSNYLPWIHNRTRADQSQATATRADQSQAATATRADQSQAATATRADQSQAATATWADQSQAATLANQSQAATATRADQSQAATATRADQSQAATTTQGDQAPPLPADLIGR; encoded by the coding sequence GGGACAGCGGGGGTCCTCTGGTGACCCGGTACAGGAACACCACCTTCCTGCTGGGGATTGTGAGTTGGGGGAAGGGCTGCGCCCGGCCGGGCGACTACGGCATCTACACCCGCGTCTCCAACTACCTGCCGTGGATCCACAACCGCACCCGGGCCGACCAATCACAGGCCACCGCCACCCGGGCCGACCAATCACAGGCCGCCACCGCCACCCGGGCCGACCAATCACAGGCCGCCACCGCCACCCGGGCTGACCAATCACAGGCCGCCACCGCCACCTGGGCCGACCAATCACAGGCCGCCACCCTGGCCAACCAATCACAGGCCGCCACCGCCACCCGGGCCGACCAATCACAGGCCGCCACAGCCACCCGGGCCGACCAATCACAGGCCGCCACCACCACCCAGGGAGACCAAGCCCCGCCCCTTCCGGCGGATCTCATTGGACGTTGA